In Legionella spiritensis, the following proteins share a genomic window:
- a CDS encoding trimeric intracellular cation channel family protein: MLLHYLFIVGICVEAITGAIAAGRKKMDFFGVILIACITALGGGTVRDTLFNTHPLTWVAHPEYLLYTSVFAILTIFVAGSLAKIMRLFLILDALGLSAFVIIGTQKMLDNGFSPSIAIISGTLTGICGGMLRDILCNDIPLVLRRELYAVIALLGSLLYIILDRFHVSTHLNIIIVLMAIFTSRVLAIFFHIEMPKFDYSKSLKKIREK, from the coding sequence ATGTTACTCCATTATTTGTTTATCGTGGGCATCTGTGTTGAGGCAATCACCGGTGCAATTGCTGCCGGACGGAAAAAAATGGATTTTTTTGGCGTCATATTAATCGCATGTATCACCGCCCTGGGAGGCGGTACCGTTCGCGACACGTTGTTTAATACCCACCCGCTCACATGGGTCGCTCATCCTGAATATCTTTTGTATACCTCGGTGTTTGCTATCCTGACTATCTTTGTGGCAGGTTCCCTGGCGAAAATTATGCGCTTGTTTCTAATTCTCGACGCCCTGGGACTCTCCGCTTTTGTCATTATCGGAACCCAAAAAATGCTGGACAACGGATTTTCACCCAGTATTGCCATCATCAGCGGAACATTGACCGGGATTTGCGGAGGCATGCTGCGTGATATTCTCTGTAATGATATCCCGCTTGTTCTCCGCAGGGAACTCTATGCCGTTATTGCCTTGCTTGGCTCGCTCTTATATATCATTCTTGATCGTTTTCATGTCAGCACCCACCTTAACATTATTATTGTCTTGATGGCGATTTTTACAAGCCGGGTACTTGCCATCTTTTTTCATATTGAAATGCCTAAATTCGACTATTCAAAAAGTCTTAAAAAAATCCGTGAAAAATAA
- a CDS encoding peptidylprolyl isomerase encodes MIVITTSRGDIHVQLDTENTPATSENFLDYVRSGFYNGTIFHRVIDKFMIQGGGLTSDLDQKKTNAPVQNEAKSAKPNKRGTIAMARTMDPHSATAQFFINVADNAFLNFTGEHPQGYGYCVFGEVVEGMDVVDAIVKVKTGERMGHADVPLEDIIIHEIRETDE; translated from the coding sequence ATGATTGTTATTACCACCTCCAGAGGCGATATTCATGTGCAGCTGGACACTGAAAATACTCCGGCCACGTCAGAAAACTTTCTCGATTACGTGCGAAGCGGATTTTATAACGGTACCATTTTTCACCGGGTTATTGATAAATTTATGATACAGGGTGGAGGATTAACGTCGGATCTGGATCAGAAAAAAACGAACGCTCCCGTACAAAACGAGGCGAAATCCGCCAAACCCAACAAGCGAGGAACTATTGCCATGGCGAGAACCATGGATCCTCATTCGGCAACCGCGCAATTTTTTATTAATGTTGCCGATAACGCTTTTCTGAATTTCACCGGAGAACACCCGCAAGGATATGGTTATTGCGTGTTTGGGGAAGTGGTGGAAGGAATGGATGTGGTTGACGCCATTGTAAAAGTCAAGACCGGCGAGCGGATGGGGCATGCGGATGTGCCTCTTGAAGATATTATTATTCATGAAATACGTGAGACGGACGAGTAG
- the tgt gene encoding tRNA guanosine(34) transglycosylase Tgt — MTAFQCEVLHHYPHNKARLTRVTTPHGVFTTPVFMPVGTRAGVNNMIPDELREAGSSIILGGNTYHMLCAPGMAIIEKAGGMHPFMGWQGPMLTDSGGFQVFSLSKNKEICTIDEEGAHFRLPDDKRLIHMTPEMSLETQKIIGADIIMAFDQCTPDQSSRDEVRHIMTRTHRWLKQSIDYHQNHPTSRYGCRQALFGIIQGGIYEDLRCESADFVAGMDTDGIAIGGETVGFNMKMTIDIIRWVRDHLPPEKPRYTMGVGMSPQDLLDVVAQGVDMFDCVAPTRNARHGALYCGEVVRTGDWLKFDSPYDNHRISIKKTCFARDESPIMPGCLCYTCKNHTRAFLHQLSKQKANLFTALASIHNIHVMNDVCAKMRDLIISSINTQETK, encoded by the coding sequence ATGACAGCCTTTCAATGCGAAGTACTACATCATTACCCCCACAATAAAGCGCGCCTGACAAGGGTGACAACGCCGCATGGTGTTTTTACGACACCGGTCTTTATGCCGGTAGGTACGCGTGCCGGAGTTAACAATATGATACCCGACGAACTGAGGGAGGCGGGCAGTTCGATCATACTGGGTGGTAATACTTATCACATGCTTTGTGCGCCGGGGATGGCGATTATCGAGAAAGCCGGAGGGATGCATCCATTTATGGGGTGGCAAGGCCCCATGTTGACCGACAGCGGCGGGTTTCAAGTGTTTAGCCTCTCTAAAAACAAAGAAATCTGCACCATTGATGAAGAAGGGGCTCATTTCCGATTACCCGATGATAAACGTTTGATTCATATGACTCCGGAAATGTCTCTGGAAACACAGAAAATTATCGGCGCCGACATTATCATGGCGTTTGATCAATGTACCCCGGATCAAAGCAGCCGTGATGAAGTACGGCACATCATGACACGTACACACCGCTGGCTGAAGCAATCGATAGATTATCATCAGAACCATCCGACCTCCCGTTACGGCTGTCGTCAGGCGTTGTTTGGCATTATTCAGGGAGGAATATACGAGGATCTACGCTGTGAGAGCGCTGATTTTGTTGCGGGAATGGACACGGACGGTATTGCCATCGGAGGTGAAACCGTGGGCTTTAACATGAAAATGACCATAGATATTATTCGTTGGGTCAGGGATCATTTGCCGCCGGAAAAGCCCCGTTACACCATGGGCGTCGGAATGTCGCCGCAGGATCTTCTCGATGTGGTGGCACAAGGGGTTGATATGTTTGATTGTGTCGCACCGACACGGAACGCGCGTCATGGTGCGCTCTATTGCGGAGAAGTCGTACGGACGGGAGATTGGTTAAAGTTTGACAGCCCTTATGATAACCATCGCATATCTATCAAAAAAACCTGTTTTGCCCGGGACGAATCACCGATAATGCCGGGTTGTCTTTGCTATACCTGTAAAAATCATACGCGCGCTTTTCTACATCAACTGTCCAAACAGAAAGCCAATTTGTTCACCGCGCTGGCTAGTATCCATAATATTCATGTCATGAACGACGTTTGTGCTAAAATGCGTGACTTGATTATTTCTTCCATTAACACCCAGGAGACAAAATGA
- a CDS encoding disulfide bond formation protein B, producing MTNRNYRYWQFLLILATMFVLMASFYFEFVEKLPPCPLCLMQRFSIMILLALLMMEFFLGLSRRGKPVVVFHLIIAVAGLYFAGRQIWLMSLPPGKTPACLPGLDVLIHYFPWQDVVRALFLGAGDCAETRWQWLGLSMPAWAAMYFIGMFLAGLVNYHLLSRFSKLVP from the coding sequence ATGACTAATCGTAACTACCGCTACTGGCAATTTCTACTGATTCTTGCCACCATGTTTGTCCTGATGGCATCCTTTTATTTTGAATTTGTCGAAAAACTGCCCCCGTGCCCATTATGCCTGATGCAGCGTTTCAGTATCATGATATTGCTGGCGTTGCTCATGATGGAATTTTTTCTTGGTTTGTCCCGAAGGGGTAAACCGGTAGTGGTTTTTCATCTGATTATCGCTGTAGCCGGACTGTACTTCGCCGGTCGGCAAATATGGCTTATGTCGCTGCCCCCCGGGAAGACACCGGCATGTTTGCCCGGCCTGGATGTACTGATTCACTATTTTCCATGGCAGGATGTGGTTCGCGCCTTGTTTCTCGGTGCCGGAGATTGTGCTGAAACACGCTGGCAGTGGCTGGGGTTATCCATGCCCGCCTGGGCGGCGATGTACTTTATCGGTATGTTTTTGGCCGGACTCGTAAACTACCACCTGTTATCCCGCTTCAGTAAATTGGTACCATGA
- a CDS encoding c-type cytochrome has product MRLEVFLLFGILSLPAWATLDFDRQQIEQRIQPVGRVHVEDQPGTSQPKQPVKAVAVKKEPGQETYDQFCVTCHRDGVAGAPRFRDKADWQPRLTANNNVDGLVASAIKGMNAMPPKGTCMDCSEKDLKQAIEYMLPKS; this is encoded by the coding sequence ATGCGCCTTGAAGTTTTTTTGCTGTTCGGGATACTGTCTTTGCCGGCATGGGCCACACTCGATTTTGATCGTCAGCAGATTGAGCAGCGTATTCAACCGGTTGGCAGGGTTCATGTCGAAGACCAGCCGGGCACAAGCCAACCCAAACAGCCCGTGAAGGCTGTCGCGGTTAAAAAGGAACCTGGTCAGGAGACTTACGATCAGTTTTGCGTGACATGCCATCGTGACGGCGTGGCGGGTGCGCCCCGGTTTCGGGATAAGGCGGATTGGCAGCCGAGGCTGACGGCGAATAACAACGTAGACGGACTGGTCGCCTCGGCCATCAAGGGGATGAACGCCATGCCACCCAAGGGTACGTGCATGGATTGCAGCGAAAAGGATTTAAAACAAGCCATTGAATATATGTTGCCCAAGTCATGA
- a CDS encoding response regulator, protein MPHHSIPACYFPSTALFVDDSRDFLLNFVLQLDEDLAYKIFDSPVDALDCINRKRCEFEMLNQRCESELCEARRRPLANSVVNLNLAAIHAEIYNPRRFSEISVVVVDYAMPGMDGIEFCRRLADTSIKKILLTGQADEKIAIEAFNEGLIHRYIHKNDPDSAELITRSIRELQWQYFQAMSDMIVRMLSVTPPNCLYDRVFIDFFHQLRAEKRVVEYYLADSGGSFLLLDDDAKVSFLIVKNKAELESQCALARAKGASDEVLNQLLAGEKMLCFWQDDCLNSDNGLTAEWNSWENCLVSANRLQGENTYYYAYIHGPVLFDVRQDKILSYHRHLDDVDAEELLLA, encoded by the coding sequence ATGCCACATCATTCAATCCCTGCCTGCTATTTTCCAAGCACCGCCTTGTTTGTTGATGACAGTCGTGATTTTCTGTTAAATTTTGTTTTGCAACTGGACGAGGATCTGGCTTATAAAATATTTGACTCGCCTGTCGATGCACTGGATTGTATCAACAGGAAACGATGCGAGTTTGAAATGTTAAACCAGCGTTGCGAGAGCGAGTTGTGCGAAGCCAGAAGACGCCCGCTTGCCAATTCTGTTGTCAATTTAAATCTCGCGGCCATTCACGCTGAAATCTATAATCCGCGCCGTTTCTCGGAAATTTCGGTGGTGGTGGTGGATTACGCGATGCCCGGTATGGATGGTATCGAATTTTGTCGCCGGCTTGCCGATACCAGCATAAAGAAAATCCTGTTGACCGGACAGGCTGATGAAAAGATTGCAATAGAAGCCTTCAATGAAGGTTTGATTCATCGTTATATCCATAAAAATGATCCCGATTCGGCCGAGTTAATCACCAGGAGCATCAGGGAATTGCAGTGGCAATATTTTCAGGCTATGTCGGATATGATTGTCCGCATGTTATCGGTGACGCCGCCAAATTGTCTTTATGATCGGGTATTTATCGATTTTTTCCATCAGCTACGCGCCGAAAAACGGGTTGTTGAATATTATCTGGCCGATAGCGGCGGAAGTTTTTTGCTATTGGATGATGATGCCAAGGTGAGCTTTTTGATTGTAAAAAACAAGGCGGAACTGGAATCACAATGTGCTTTGGCACGAGCGAAAGGTGCGAGTGATGAGGTGTTGAATCAGTTATTGGCCGGTGAAAAAATGCTGTGTTTCTGGCAGGATGATTGCTTGAACTCCGACAATGGCCTAACGGCGGAATGGAACAGTTGGGAAAATTGTCTGGTGTCGGCAAACAGATTGCAGGGAGAGAATACTTACTATTACGCTTATATCCATGGCCCGGTTTTGTTTGATGTGCGTCAGGATAAAATTCTTTCCTATCATCGCCATCTGGACGATGTGGATGCCGAGGAGCTGTTACTGGCTTAA
- a CDS encoding sensor histidine kinase yields the protein MNMPKTIINYLDRSMQRSLSHAAHQLVAVGLIAFLGFPFFYWVWTDWFPQPFETLELRMIGSVLGLGLMLTPYWPARLKPYMSWYWFFTLLYGLPFFFAYSFLMSHAGVISAMSLLCSVFFLVLLVELPTLIILLFLGWGLALLGFYLQSPVFYFGEEHLEMLLVVFLVIIVGSTLNYKTAMLQQQRLDGMAAAAGMIAHELRTPLLGLKSGAVAMASYSPQLLQAYSLAREQGLPVHIIRPARLQQLEGLNERMINEINYANTIIDMLLIKAGREQSLQNCKIEACSMAECILEALRRYPFKSRAERALIHWEGDFNFAGSRLLMQHVLFNLLKNALYAISTVQKGDITLWVTETEKWNILYFKDSAKGMSEQQLSKLFDHFYTTTYMGTGIGLSFCKLVMNRFGGNIACTAKEGAYTQFELRFPKPN from the coding sequence ATGAATATGCCGAAAACGATCATTAATTACCTGGATCGCTCCATGCAGCGCAGCCTTTCACACGCGGCTCATCAGCTGGTTGCGGTCGGGTTGATCGCTTTTTTGGGATTTCCCTTCTTTTACTGGGTCTGGACAGACTGGTTTCCGCAGCCCTTTGAAACCCTGGAATTACGGATGATTGGCAGCGTGTTGGGATTGGGACTCATGCTAACTCCCTATTGGCCGGCAAGGCTCAAGCCATATATGTCCTGGTATTGGTTTTTTACGCTTCTTTATGGTTTGCCGTTCTTTTTCGCCTATTCCTTTTTGATGAGCCATGCCGGTGTTATTTCAGCCATGTCCTTGCTGTGCAGCGTTTTTTTCCTGGTTCTTTTGGTGGAATTGCCCACGTTGATCATTTTATTGTTCCTCGGGTGGGGGTTGGCCCTGCTGGGTTTTTACCTGCAATCACCGGTTTTTTATTTTGGGGAGGAGCATCTGGAAATGCTGTTGGTGGTTTTTCTGGTTATTATTGTCGGTTCCACCTTGAATTACAAAACGGCGATGCTGCAGCAACAGCGTCTTGATGGTATGGCGGCTGCGGCGGGCATGATAGCTCATGAATTACGAACACCGTTACTCGGTCTGAAAAGCGGTGCGGTGGCCATGGCTTCTTATTCGCCGCAATTGCTTCAAGCCTATTCTCTGGCCAGGGAACAGGGGTTGCCTGTTCATATCATCAGGCCGGCACGGTTGCAGCAACTGGAAGGGCTTAACGAACGAATGATCAATGAAATCAATTACGCCAATACCATCATCGATATGCTGTTGATTAAGGCCGGTCGGGAACAATCGCTGCAAAATTGCAAGATTGAGGCGTGCTCGATGGCGGAGTGTATTCTGGAGGCGTTGCGTCGCTATCCTTTTAAATCCAGGGCAGAGCGGGCATTGATTCATTGGGAAGGGGATTTTAATTTCGCAGGTTCCCGTCTTCTGATGCAGCATGTTCTTTTTAATCTGTTAAAAAACGCGCTTTACGCCATTTCCACGGTACAAAAAGGGGATATTACTCTCTGGGTTACCGAGACGGAAAAATGGAATATTCTTTATTTCAAGGATTCGGCAAAAGGCATGTCTGAGCAACAGCTATCCAAATTGTTTGATCATTTTTATACAACCACTTATATGGGAACGGGCATTGGCTTGTCCTTTTGCAAGCTGGTGATGAACCGGTTCGGCGGTAATATAGCGTGCACCGCGAAAGAAGGTGCCTATACCCAGTTTGAATTGAGGTTTCCCAAACCAAATTGA
- the hemC gene encoding hydroxymethylbilane synthase yields the protein MSERKTIRIATRKSPLALWQANHAGKLLQSHWPDLTIELIPMSTSGDRFLKDRLLVAGGKGLFVKELEDALLSDRADIAVHSMKDVPADLPEGLGLTAICKRDNPMDAFISRPSLNLASLPQGSIIGTSSLRRQAQLLAFRPDLQVKCLRGNINTRLAKLDAGEFDAIILAAAGLERMGMQSFINEVLPQSIMLPACGQGAIGIECRVDDQALKKRLAPLNDEVTTLCVETERRVNARLGGNCHVPIAVYCTVSPPNQLSLQAKVFTPDGKTVLTDRRQGPGNQASDLADACAEALLAQGAQTILGLSP from the coding sequence ATGTCTGAACGAAAGACTATTCGCATTGCAACTCGCAAAAGTCCGCTGGCTCTCTGGCAGGCGAATCACGCAGGCAAATTACTGCAATCGCATTGGCCTGATCTGACCATCGAGTTAATCCCCATGTCCACATCCGGTGATCGCTTTTTAAAGGATCGATTGCTTGTGGCCGGAGGAAAGGGATTGTTTGTCAAGGAACTGGAAGACGCCTTGCTTTCGGATCGCGCGGACATTGCGGTTCATTCCATGAAAGACGTGCCGGCTGATCTTCCGGAAGGCCTGGGACTGACAGCCATCTGCAAAAGAGACAATCCCATGGATGCGTTCATCAGCCGCCCGTCGCTGAACCTGGCCTCGCTGCCGCAAGGCAGTATCATCGGAACATCGAGTCTGAGACGCCAGGCGCAATTGCTCGCGTTTCGTCCCGATTTGCAGGTGAAATGCCTGCGCGGGAACATCAACACCCGTCTTGCCAAACTCGATGCAGGGGAATTTGATGCGATTATTCTGGCTGCCGCGGGCCTTGAGCGCATGGGTATGCAGTCTTTTATCAATGAAGTACTGCCTCAGAGCATCATGCTTCCCGCCTGCGGACAAGGGGCTATCGGCATAGAATGCCGTGTTGATGATCAGGCTTTAAAAAAACGGCTTGCGCCTTTAAACGACGAAGTGACGACACTCTGCGTAGAAACCGAGCGCCGCGTCAACGCCAGACTGGGCGGCAATTGCCACGTCCCTATAGCCGTTTATTGCACAGTGTCGCCCCCCAATCAATTGTCCTTGCAAGCCAAAGTCTTTACACCGGACGGCAAGACCGTTCTGACCGACCGCCGTCAGGGTCCGGGCAATCAAGCCAGCGATCTGGCAGACGCCTGCGCCGAGGCCTTGCTGGCACAAGGCGCACAAACCATACTCGGGTTGTCACCATGA
- a CDS encoding uroporphyrinogen-III synthase, with protein sequence MKEIDLRGLRILNTRPHHQGASLTQAITQAGGLAVTCPALAIEPTPTEWLSSLQDINRVQQAIFTSANAVHYFFTPLQQAQITWPSSITIIAVGQQTANALQNVSIEVDFIPPESDSEHLLALPSLHAVHGQTILLVKGEGGRTLIGETLVKHRANAIEITVYRRTMPEPDHELITGLWRNDAVDIILFTSEQAMRNVFTFFGEQAKHWLCDKPCLVLSRRLAQTASLLGIKTVIISRPETIIDALHQFNQGFTHGKQQ encoded by the coding sequence ATGAAAGAGATTGATTTACGCGGGCTTCGCATACTCAACACCCGCCCGCACCATCAGGGCGCCTCGTTAACACAAGCCATAACACAGGCAGGGGGCCTTGCCGTTACCTGCCCCGCGTTAGCCATAGAACCCACACCGACTGAATGGTTATCTTCGCTCCAGGATATCAACCGGGTTCAGCAAGCCATTTTTACCAGCGCCAATGCCGTTCATTATTTTTTCACTCCCTTGCAACAGGCGCAAATTACGTGGCCATCCTCCATAACGATCATTGCCGTAGGCCAACAAACCGCAAACGCGTTGCAAAATGTCTCTATTGAGGTCGATTTCATCCCGCCGGAAAGCGACAGTGAACATCTTTTGGCTTTGCCTTCGTTACATGCTGTCCACGGACAAACCATATTGCTGGTAAAAGGAGAAGGGGGACGAACCCTGATCGGCGAAACCCTTGTAAAACACCGTGCTAACGCGATAGAGATTACCGTTTACCGACGAACCATGCCGGAGCCGGATCATGAACTGATAACAGGATTATGGCGCAATGACGCTGTGGATATTATACTATTTACAAGTGAACAGGCGATGCGTAATGTTTTTACTTTTTTTGGTGAGCAGGCAAAGCACTGGTTATGTGACAAGCCTTGCCTGGTGTTAAGCCGGCGTTTGGCTCAAACCGCCTCTTTGCTAGGGATAAAAACGGTCATTATCAGCCGCCCGGAAACAATTATTGACGCCCTGCATCAATTTAACCAAGGATTTACTCATGGCAAACAGCAATGA
- a CDS encoding uroporphyrinogen-III C-methyltransferase, giving the protein MANSNDAPNTAPSQLSKKNSKNPEKKPEDAIARAKRTSFVFPSALTFVIAAIAFIMAGYAIYQNKQLNQQKQITRSVLDTLVLNQHQANKKVDGVEQTLMNTQTTMQKQIGKLNEQLQSTLRQQSYQKEDWLLLKARYYLELARINAHWSDNQYATLALLEEADTLLKSNPDQRLYAVRQAIAMEMARIKAMPAVDIAGIMSKLDAAQAIISRLPVRQTFNTPKSDNPTAASTQNGSPAWRERLRDSLNLLEKLVVVRYNNEDIKPLLSPLHQALLQESIRMNLQEAQWAVLRQNTQIFKQSINQAMKDITRTFEQNAPATQALMKDLQSLKETELSPTKPVIDKSLPLLNQVIESNNTPAATPSRASEKDS; this is encoded by the coding sequence ATGGCAAACAGCAATGACGCACCAAACACAGCCCCATCGCAATTGTCTAAAAAAAACTCGAAAAATCCGGAGAAAAAGCCCGAGGACGCCATAGCGCGAGCCAAACGCACCTCGTTTGTTTTTCCCTCCGCCCTGACGTTTGTTATCGCGGCTATCGCGTTTATTATGGCAGGTTACGCTATTTACCAGAACAAGCAGCTCAACCAGCAAAAACAGATCACGCGCTCCGTGCTGGATACCCTCGTTTTAAACCAGCATCAGGCTAATAAAAAGGTAGATGGTGTCGAGCAAACCCTGATGAACACTCAAACAACGATGCAGAAACAAATCGGGAAATTAAACGAACAGCTCCAATCCACCCTGAGACAGCAATCGTATCAAAAAGAAGACTGGTTATTGCTTAAAGCACGTTATTATCTGGAATTAGCCCGGATCAACGCCCACTGGAGTGACAATCAATACGCGACCCTGGCACTGTTAGAGGAAGCGGACACGCTGCTCAAATCCAATCCGGATCAGCGTCTGTATGCGGTCAGACAAGCCATTGCTATGGAAATGGCCCGGATAAAAGCCATGCCAGCCGTGGATATTGCCGGTATCATGAGCAAACTGGACGCAGCACAAGCCATAATTTCCCGACTGCCCGTCAGGCAAACGTTCAACACGCCCAAATCCGATAATCCGACAGCCGCCTCGACTCAGAATGGTTCGCCCGCCTGGCGGGAAAGACTGCGTGACAGTTTGAATCTCCTGGAAAAACTGGTGGTTGTCCGCTACAACAACGAAGACATAAAACCTCTTCTATCCCCCTTGCATCAGGCACTGTTGCAGGAGAGTATTCGTATGAACCTACAGGAAGCACAATGGGCCGTGCTGCGACAAAACACGCAAATTTTCAAACAGTCTATCAATCAAGCCATGAAAGATATCACACGTACGTTTGAACAAAACGCACCTGCTACGCAAGCCCTGATGAAAGACTTGCAATCACTGAAAGAAACCGAGCTTAGCCCGACCAAGCCGGTGATTGATAAATCACTACCCCTTCTCAATCAGGTTATTGAGTCAAACAACACACCCGCCGCCACACCATCCAGGGCTTCTGAAAAGGATAGTTGA
- a CDS encoding heme biosynthesis HemY N-terminal domain-containing protein, with protein MIRVFFIFIILLASVWLGIQLNRDPGYLLIAINHWTIETTLWFAILAVVFAFILLHMFLVLLSKITHIPGTYQTWLAKRRAQKAQATTRRGLIEFSEGYWSEAKNHLIKALPDTDTPLLNYLTAARAAQEMGDSQLRDDYLREAQQSMPEAKIAVELTQAQLQLANKQWEQALATLRHLHDLAPKHPYVLKLLTHLYQEVRDWPQLIALLPELKKTKIVTGAAFDQLLHHTYLHALSDLIRHNQADAITQLIDNLPKTLKHDPDIMVEYCRYLAQKKKLEQAESILRHSLRKNYSDKLITLYGQIHYHENQLTFAETLLKKQPDSPELLLCLGRLSLNNHLWGKAKSYFEKSIELRPSPEVFQELGKLLETLNDQNGACRAYHQGLVIKNQKS; from the coding sequence ATGATTCGTGTTTTCTTCATCTTTATTATTCTCCTGGCCTCGGTATGGCTGGGTATTCAACTCAACAGGGATCCTGGTTATTTATTAATAGCAATTAATCACTGGACCATTGAAACCACGCTCTGGTTTGCGATACTGGCCGTTGTTTTTGCCTTTATTCTGCTGCATATGTTTCTGGTGTTACTGAGCAAAATAACCCATATTCCCGGCACGTATCAGACATGGCTGGCCAAACGACGCGCCCAAAAAGCACAGGCCACCACACGGCGAGGCTTGATTGAATTCAGCGAGGGATACTGGTCGGAGGCGAAAAACCATCTCATTAAAGCATTGCCGGATACGGATACCCCCTTGCTCAATTATCTGACCGCCGCACGTGCCGCACAGGAAATGGGTGACAGTCAACTTCGTGACGATTATCTGCGCGAGGCGCAGCAATCGATGCCCGAGGCAAAAATTGCCGTTGAACTGACCCAGGCACAATTGCAACTGGCTAACAAACAGTGGGAGCAGGCGCTTGCGACGTTAAGACATCTTCACGATTTGGCGCCCAAACACCCCTATGTTCTCAAATTGTTAACGCATCTTTATCAGGAAGTACGTGACTGGCCGCAACTGATAGCACTCCTGCCGGAACTGAAAAAAACTAAAATCGTGACCGGAGCCGCGTTTGATCAATTATTGCACCACACGTACCTGCACGCCTTATCCGATCTGATCCGGCATAACCAGGCTGACGCCATCACGCAATTGATAGACAACCTGCCAAAAACATTGAAGCATGATCCGGATATTATGGTCGAATACTGCCGCTATCTGGCGCAAAAGAAAAAGCTTGAACAGGCCGAATCCATTTTACGACATAGTTTGCGTAAAAATTACAGCGATAAATTAATCACTCTCTACGGCCAGATTCATTACCATGAAAACCAATTGACGTTTGCCGAAACCTTGCTGAAAAAACAGCCTGATTCTCCGGAGTTATTGTTATGTCTCGGTCGTTTGAGCTTAAACAACCATCTTTGGGGAAAAGCGAAGAGTTATTTTGAGAAAAGTATTGAACTTCGGCCGTCTCCGGAAGTGTTTCAGGAATTAGGAAAATTACTTGAAACACTCAATGATCAAAATGGCGCCTGCCGGGCTTACCATCAGGGACTGGTCATCAAGAATCAAAAATCGTAA
- a CDS encoding phosphatase PAP2 family protein translates to MFPDIAADFFLAFSHLPILLLIVVSGFLFISRALFFQTACLAAFDIMVNVALKGFFKVPLAPALGPGFAFPSGHMQLATVFYLWLALYIPLWPWRIAVALLLAGIGAGLIHYDYHSLQDVLAGLACGLLLLGFYRYALMKLTRVSPWLLIGLSAILMADIGLTYILIPTHAWSAFYTLSGLVIVERVLAANRERNLCWQTVNLKSATGVK, encoded by the coding sequence ATGTTTCCGGATATTGCCGCTGATTTTTTTCTGGCATTCAGTCACCTGCCCATTTTATTGTTGATCGTCGTAAGCGGCTTTTTGTTTATCAGCCGCGCGCTTTTCTTTCAAACCGCCTGTCTGGCTGCCTTTGATATCATGGTTAATGTCGCCCTGAAAGGTTTTTTTAAAGTGCCGCTGGCTCCCGCTCTTGGGCCAGGCTTTGCGTTCCCGAGCGGGCATATGCAACTGGCAACCGTTTTTTATCTGTGGCTGGCCCTATACATTCCTCTATGGCCCTGGCGAATAGCAGTGGCTCTTCTGTTAGCAGGAATTGGAGCCGGCCTGATTCATTACGACTATCACAGTTTGCAGGACGTACTGGCTGGGCTGGCGTGCGGTTTGTTATTACTTGGATTTTACCGCTATGCGCTGATGAAATTAACCAGGGTCTCTCCCTGGCTGTTGATTGGCCTGTCGGCAATCCTCATGGCAGACATCGGTTTAACTTATATCCTTATCCCGACTCACGCCTGGTCAGCCTTTTACACCTTATCGGGACTGGTAATTGTTGAAAGGGTTCTTGCCGCTAACCGGGAACGAAACCTTTGCTGGCAAACCGTTAACCTGAAATCAGCAACCGGAGTAAAATAA